In Topomyia yanbarensis strain Yona2022 chromosome 2, ASM3024719v1, whole genome shotgun sequence, one DNA window encodes the following:
- the LOC131680593 gene encoding uncharacterized protein LOC131680593 produces the protein MASKFAGCVAQIENRCQSGASPEDFLKQAIALFATTEKTPFTLMHCYSILQSAPKWQQYHTVKKSPTPKRLDAEIDLARGETDLPDPVPSSSDRPIGQKACKAQRLSQGCASNHVGSEIAKAGNMLAIAAKERLMYCRQKALALSRMANHAIMSVDINGLNETAREFYLLEQKRILNETKEAFKNELEPRPEPLDDDREDVENTIENNDVVDESDSDGDF, from the exons ATGGCAAGCAAGTTTGCAGGTTGTGTTGCCCAAATCGAGAACCGTTGCCAAAGTGGGGCGTCTCCTGAGGATTTTTTGAAACAAGCGATTGCACTATTTGCAACGACGGAGAAGACTCCATTTACTTTAATGCACTGCTACAGCATACTGCAAAGTGCCCCGAAATGGCAGCAGTATCACACAGTAAAG aaATCACCCACTCCAAAAAGGTtagatgcagaaattgatttgGCCAGAGGCGAAACAGATCTGCCAGATCCAGTGCCTTCATCTTCCGACCGTCCTATCGGTCAAAAGGCCTGTAAAGCGCAAAGGTTGAGCCAAGGATGCGCCTCCAATCACGTCGGAAGTGAAATAGCGAAAGCGGGGAATATGTTGGCTATTGCTGCGAAGGAACGACTGATGTACTGCAGGCAAAAGGCACTCGCCTTAAGCAGAATGGCAAACCACGCCATTATGTCTGTGGATATTAATGGTTTAAACGAAACAGCAAGAGAGTTTTACTTGCTGGAACAAAAAAGGATCCTGAACGAAACCAAAGAGGCTTTCAAAAACGAACTGGAGCCTAGACCGGAGCCTCTAGACGATGATAGGGAGGATGTAGAGAATACTATTGAAAATAATGATGTTGTAGATGAGTCTGATTCTGATggagatttttaa